A segment of the Terriglobia bacterium genome:
GCCGGACTTTTCTCCGGTTCAGGTTCCAGCATGACGGACGGGAACCTGTCGAGCATTCCACTGAGCGGCAGCTCGATTTGGCCGTCGCGGCCGCGCCTGGCACACACGCTGCTGCGCGTAAAGATGTTTCTCCACCGGAGTGGGCATTCACTCGGCAGGATAATCCTCAGCGCCGGCCAGTTTGCCCTCGGCAACAAGGACTTTCGTCTGCGGAGCGCGCCCGCAACAAGGCGGGGCACGGCAACCATCACCCAATCCTTCCGGCGGCGGCGCCCGAACGCCACCACCGAATCCCGCCTCTGCCCAACACCTTCCAGCGGGATGTATTCACCGGCCGCGAAGAGTTCTTTGTGGGCAAGCCGGAAATTCAAAGCTTTGCGAATCAGATAAAGCTTGATCCTCCCATCCTGCCAATTCGTGACCAGGTCCTTCAACAGCTCATCCGGAGCATTCGCCTCTCGAGATCTGATCTCGTCCATCATCCTGACCCTCTTCTCAAAGTCGACCGGCCGCCGATTGTCGGGATCGGCCAGACTGAACTCCCACAACTCAGTTCCCTGGTAAAAATCCGGAACGCCTGGCGACGTGATCTTCAGGAGGGTCTGCGAAAGAGCATTCAGACAACCGTAGAACGCGATGGCATTGCGTAATTCATGGAAGTCCTCCATGAACCTGCTGCGGCTGCCGGGAACCACGGAGCTCCGTATGAATTGTTCGACAGCTTTTTCGTATTCCACATCAGGATTAATCCAACTGGTGTGGGTCTTGGCTTCGCGCAGGGCCTTCTCCATGAAGGAGACCACTCGATCCAGGAACGCCGGTTCCTCTGCGCGGTCAAGCGGCCACGCGCCCAGCAGGGTCTGGTACAACAGGGACTCTTCGTTATTGTCCGGAACGCGCTTGCCATCGTATTCCGGCTTGTGCGGCTGATTCCATTTGCTCCATCGGTGCAAGCGAGGCAGCCACACCCGGTCAATTTCAGAAAGCACGTTGATGCGCGCCCGCACATCTTCGTTTCGCTTTGTGTCATGCGTCGAGGTTGAATTCATCGTGTGCGGCCAACGGGCAAGCCGGGCCTGGTTAAAGCCGTGAAAAGCCGGAACATCATCAGGCAGCTTTTCGCGCAACGAGTCTCCGCCCACTTCGTTCAGGGAAATCAGAGAGCTGTAAACATACGACGCGGTATCTTCCAATCCTTTTGCCATCACGGGGCTGGTGAACTGCTGCCATCGCATGACAAACTGAAGCCACGGCTTTCGCTGGTCCCGGGCGTAAGACTGTGGGTCAAGAAACAGAATCCGGCGCAAGAAATCCCAGGCGGCGCCGCTGACCTCCTCGGGGGAAGTCCGGCGCCGGGCCGTCTCCAGGGTCCATTCAAGGTAGGAGCGATCGTGATCGCTGATGAAGAAACTCCTGATATACGTCCTGTACACGGGAAGGCACGCAGTAACCTCCACAAACGCCCGGACGAGTTCAGGGAGCGGGACATCTCTGGCATGGCGGTCCTGCGACGCCAGCCTTGCCAGTGAATGGGCAAAGGATGCCAGTTCGCCGGCAAAAAGCTGGAAAATCACCTGCTTGTTTCGCGTATAACAGACATCGGCATAGCTGAGATGGAATCCCGTAAAGCGGTGGAAGTCCTTCTCGATGCGGCTGAGTCCGGTCGGGTCCACGAACAAACCGTTCACGGCGTTCAGAAAGTCGTAGCCGGTTGACCCTGCCACGGGCCAATCCTCTGGCAGCGGTTCATCCCGCCCGAGGATTTTCTCAACAATCAGGTAGCGGTGCACCGGGTTGCGGCTCTCCTCTCTCGCTGCGGTTGCGTCTCGCAAGCGTTCCAGATAACGGGTCGGATCGAGAAGACCGTCCACGTGGTCTACGCGGAGACCGATCCCTTCCTCCTTCCTGGCAAGTTCAACGATCAGGCGGTGCCGGTCATCAAACACTCGGTGGTCCTCCACCCTCAATCCCACCAGCTCATTGATGTCAAAAAAACGCCGGTAATTGATTTCTTCCGCGGCCATCTTCCAGTCGGCCAACCGATAGGCTTGCATAGACAGAAGTCGGTCCAGCGGCTCGAAGCTGCTTGCCTCGCCGGAAGTACCATTAAAAAATCGGAGGGTCTCGTCCAGGCAGCGCTTCACGCCCGGTGAATGGCGGTAGAGGTCCCACAAGCGGTCCTTGATCCATTTGTGGGTCTCGCGGCGGTACTTGATCCGCTCCTGAGCCGAGCCTTTCGACTCCGGCAGCCCCTCGACCGCATCCAGCACGCGGGAGACCTCATCCGCCAGAGAAGAATCGAACTCTTTCGCCGTGCGGATGTCGTCCAGGCAGCGTTCCAGAATCACGCGGTAAGTGCTGGGATTCAGTGGAAAGCGGCGCTCGTAATAGCGGACATAAAATCCATTTTCGTCCAGCTTCAGGGTCAGTTCCTGGTTTTCGAGCACCTTCCCGTACAGGTGGCCAAGAACCGGAATCAAGACTTTATTGTCTTGTAGAAACAGACCCTTACCCGTTGCCGGATGCCAGTCAATATCAAAGTACCGGGCAAATTCGGATGTCGCGCCGTTCTCAAGCACGTCCCGCCACCACGGATTCTCCGAGCTCGCCACCATGTGATTGGGAACGATATCCAGGAGCAGCCCCATCCCGTAATTCTTCAGCTTGAGGATCAGGTCATAAAGTTCCTCTTCGGTCCCGAGTTCAGAATTGATGCGGTGAGGATCAGCCACGTCATATCCATGCGAGCTCCCCTTCCCCGCCTTGAAACGCGGCGAAGCATACAGGTGGGTGATGCCCAGATCGTGCAGGTAGGGAACCAGGTCCTTTGCGTCGCTGAACCTGAAATTCAGGTTGAACTGAATCCGATAGGTCGCTGCTGGAACGGCCAGCAATCGCATTATGTCTAACCCACGTAAACACTCAGTTTTGTACCCAGAGCAAGAAAAGACTCAAGCCACTCCTGGGCCGCCCTATCACCCGCGGCAGCCTGCGTCCTGGCTTCCTCATATCGCCGCTGCAGAATTTCGTAGAAAACATTTTGCGGCTGCCAAAGCACCACTTTGAACGGCAACATCCCGGCAATCTCGACCGCCGATCGAAAGGCCTGAAGCCGCTGGATATCATCCGGAGCGTCAAAAGACGCTGCTGCGAGTCGTTCCAGGTTCCGCCGTATGGCGATTTCCAGCGGCGCCTCGTCCCATGGGACGCCGGCCCGCCGCATCTCATCGAGCAGCGCGCGGACCTGATCCGCGTCCAGATTCTCAGACTCGAGAAGCCGCCTCAACTCGGAGTTAAGAGTAAACTCTGCGGCAATTCGAAAATGGCTTGGCTGGGCCATTCCGAGCGATGTGACAAAATGCATCAACGGGGCCTCACCTTCGTAAATCCCGCGATATGCAGCCTCGGCGTCCACCAGAGCAGACTGCAGAATAAGCTTGAGAATACGTTGTTGCTGGTCGCGAAACAGCAGCTTGAGGGTGTAGGTCCCGGAACCGAAATGCTGGTCGACAGTCCTAAGTCTCTCGGCAAGATCTCCCCGCTCGAAACTGTCGCTGATCTCGTTTACCATCCCCTCATATTGATTTTCATCAAGAAATTTCCTGACACCGCCGCTCACGTTGTGGTCACCAAGATGTAGGACCCCGAAACTGACTTGTGACATTTCCCTCGTGATATCCGAGGTGATCTGAGCCCGGCCGAGCGCCAGCCGCGTTTTCCCTTCGTTCAGAACTTTGTAGTCCTGGCGGTCAACCGCATAGCAATAGATTCTTGTCTCGTGGTTGAAAGGCTCGAACAGCGAGCTTACAGCATAGTGGGCGCCCACCTTCAGCAGATCGATGGCGGACGGACGGACGAACTTTTCAAAAATCACTCTGCCATTCTCGTGTTCCGGAATATTGCTCACGGCCTTCTCAAGCAGATCGAGAAAGCTGGCTTCAAAACGCTTTGAGAAGATCTCTTCGGCTAACTGGAGCGCGCGTGCCGCGTATTGAATCACCTGGACCGTTTCGATGCCGGACAGTTCGTCGAAAAACCACCCACAGCTTGTGTACATCAGCATCAGGTGCCGCTGCAGTTCCATCAGCTTGAGGGCCCCGACACTCTTCTCCGCATTGAGAGGGCCGTCGCCATATTTATCCAGGAAGCACTGAACGCTCTCCTGCGAGCGGTCCAAAATGACGTCAATATAGCCATTGCGTGCCGCCCAGGGGTCCTTGAAGAACTCTTTCCCCTTCCTTCCAAAGGATGTGTTGATGGTGTCACGCAGCCAGTCCAGGGCTTCCCGAAGGGGCGCCCGCCACTTCTGGTTCCACCCTTCGTGCCCACCGGTGTTGCAGCCACAATCACTTCTCCATCGCTCCACTCCGTGAGGACAACTCCAGGAGCTCTTATCGAATATCCGCGCTTCGTGGACTGGCGGGTGCAGTTCCAGAAATTCGCCGTAGTTCGTCAGTTTGAAGGACTCCTGTGTACCAATGAAGTTCAAGGCGTAGGCAAGCGCCATGTCGCCGTAAGCGTGGTGATGTCCATAGGTCTCCCCGTCCGTTGCAATGTGGACCAACTGAGGCCCTTCGCGCTCGTCTGAAAAGGCACCGAGCAGCCGGTCTGCCAGCCGTTCGCCACTCGCGAGCAACCCTTCAAAAGCAACCGCTTGGGAAATCGGCCCGTCGTAGAAGAACACATTAATCGATCGGCCGTAGCGAAGCCGCACGCGATAGGCAACCGAAGGGTCCACGCGGCCTCCGCTCACGTCTCGCCAGTTGCGAGCGCCGATTGCCCGCGTTCGGCGTGCCTGGTACGGTGAAAGCACCGTGTACTGGATGCCCTGCTGTGCCAGCACGTCCAGGGTTTCCAAGTCAACCGCAGTTTCGGGCAACCACATCCCCTCCGGCTGCCGTCTGAAGCGGTGTTCAAAGTCCCGGATTCCCCAGATAACCTGGGTCTCCTTGTCCCTCCTGTTCGCCAGCGGCATAATCATGTGGTTATATGCCTGGGCCATGGCCGATCCGTGACCCGAGTAATATTTCTGACTGTCCTGGTCGGCTGACAGAACGGCCCGATACACATACGGAGCGTTCGTCGCCAGCCACATCAACAGAGTCGGACCAAAGTTGAAGCTGATCCTTGAATAGTTGTTGACAATTTTCTGAATGCGCCCGTCTCCATCCAGGATCCGCGAGGAGGCATTTGGCCCGTAACATTCGGCTGAAATACGTTCGTTCCAGTCGTGATAGGGAAACGCCGAGTCCTGGATTTCAATGGCTTCCAGCCAGGGATTTTCGCGCGGTGGCTGGTAGAAATGTCCGTGGATACAAATGTACCTATCTGGCATGAGCTTGCTTCGTTCTGTCAGTTAGATTGGAAAAGGGCTATCGAGCTCGGGGCGATGGTGAGGGCGCCATTCCCGTCCGCTTCCAGCAGCTCTGGCCACAGGCTCCCACCGCCGTGCCACTGCTGCTCTGCAGAGTCCAGAATTTTGTTGAAACGAGCTTTCGGGAAAGGAAGCACCACAGCAACCGGTCCATCCGCGAAGCTGATAACGATTACAACCTGGCTTCCGGTTCGCCATCGTCTTAGCCAAAGGACCTTCTCTCTTTCAAACGCAATCGCCTCCATCTCCTCCCGGCAGGTCCCTGACAGCCCGGACATTTGTTTCCGCAACCGAATCAATTCTCGAACGAAAGCATAAAGTGTCTTATGGTTGCCCCGCGACTTTAAGGCGTGATTCAGCTTGCATTCCTGGAACGTCTGGTCGCTCTGCGGATCAGGAATCTGGCCCGCCCAATCGAACCCGGCAAATTCGTCCTGGCGCCCTTTTCGCACGACCTCGATTAGCTCCGGATCGGAATGGCTCACAAAATACCTGAAGGGAGCGTGCTCACCGTATTCCTCTCCCATAAAGAGCAGAGGAGTGAAAGGAGACAGCAGCACCGCGGATAGAGCCACCTTTAAGGCCTCGAATGAAATGATCTGGCTCAGACGCTCGCCCAGCAGTCTGTTGCCCACCTGGTCGTGATTCTGCGCAAACACGACGAACTTCTCCGGAGGAAGCCCTTTTGAAGAGTTTCCGTGCCGCCTTTCGCGGTAAACCGAATACTGTCCGGAATAAACAAAGCCTTCACGATAGGCCGCCGCGAGTTGTGCCACCGTTCCGAAATCACTGTAGTAGCCGTTCCGCTCAGAGGTCAGCAGAGTATGCAGCGCATGGTGGAAGTCGTCGCTCCACTGGGCGTCCAGGCCATATCCGCCCTCATCGGGGCCTCGAAGAAGCTTTGAATCGTTGCGGTCGCTTTCGGCGATCACGTGGATCTGGCGCTTGAGCTCTCGCGCCTGCCGATGGATTGCCACGCCGAGTTCTTCAAGAATCGGCCGGGCGGATGGGTCCACGATTGCATGGACCGCATCCAGCCTGAGCGCATCGATATGAAATTCTTTCGTCCAGTAAAGTGCGTTTTGGATGAAGAAACGGCGAACTTCGTCACTTTGCGGGCCATCGAAATTGATTGCCGGCCCCCAGGGGGTTCGATACCTGTCGGTGAAGTACGGCCCAAACTCAGCGAGGTAGTTACCTTCCGGCCCAAGATGGTTGTAAACCACGTCAAGAACCACGGCCAGGCCGCGCTGGTGGCAGGCTTCGACAAATGCCTTCAGCCCTGCTGGCCCTCCATAAGAATTCTGTACTGCGAACAGGAAGGTTCCATCATACCCCCAGTTCCTGCCGCCCGGGAACTGCGCGACGGGCATCAACTCGACGGCAGTGATGCCAAGCTCGCAGAGCCCGTCGAGGTGTGGAACGGCCGACTCAAATGTTCCGTGCTGAGTGTACGCGCCGACGTGGATTTCATAGATGATATAGTCGGCAAGATCGAGTCCGCTCCACCCCGTGTCGCTCCACTCGGACGACAGACTAACCACTTCCGAAGGTCCGTGCACGCCTTCCGGCTGATAGTGCGACGCTGGGTCAGCCCTTTCGGTTTTACCGTCAAGCCGCAAGAAGTAGCGCGTTCCGGGAACGACCCCTTCCGCAAGGACCCGGTGGTAACCGTGCTCGTGCCGTTCCATCCGGATAGTTCGATCAGTAGGGGCAACCACATGAAGTTCCACTATTCCGGCGCGGGGGGCCCACACCAGAAAATGACAACGACCTTCTCCAACATAGTGTGCGCCCAAGGGAAAACCCATCTGCGCTATCCCTCACTCTTGAAAAACAGTATTGAAAGCGCCGGAAGTACAACCGAAACCGACCACGGCCGCCCGTGGTGCGAGACCGGGCCCGCTTCCACTCCGCCCAGATTGCCCCAATTGCCCCCCCAATATTGGTCCGCGTCGCTGTTCGCGATTTCCTCCCAGTAGCCGCCGCGGGGCACGCCGATCCGGTAATTGGTGCGGGGCACAGGAGTGAAATTACACGCCACCAGGACCACGTCGTCCGTGGATTCGCCCCTTCGCATGAACGTCAGAACGGACTGGTCACTATCGCCGCAATCGACCCACTCAAACCCCGCAGGATTAGAATCGATTTCATAAAGCGCCGGCTCGCGGCGGTAAATATGATTCAGGTCCTCTACCCATTTTTGCAGCCCTGAATGGCTGGGATACTGGAGCACGTGCCATTCGAGGCTTTCATCATGGTTCCACTCTTTCACCTGCCCAAATTCCCCGCCCATAAAGAGCAATTTCTTTCCGGGCTGGCCGTACATGCACCCCAACAGCAGACGCAGGTTGGCGAACCGCTGCCACTCATCACCCGGCATTTTTCCAATCAGCGACCCTTTCCCGTGGACGACTTCGTCGTGCGATAGAGGAAGCACGAAATTCTCAGTGAAAGCATAAAGCATGCGGAAGGTCAGCGAGTTGTGATGGTACTTTCTGTAGATGGGCGGCTGCTTCATGTATTCCAGCATGTCGTGCATCCATCCCATGTCCCATTTCATTCCAAACCCCAGCCCGCCAACGTAGGTCGGGCGGGACACCATGGGCCAGGCAGTCGATTCCTCAGCGACCGTCTGCGTATCGGGATGCGCCTGGTAGACATCCGTATTAAATCGGCGCAGGAAGCCGATGGCGTCCAGATTTTCGCGCCCGCCATACTGGTTGGGAATCCATTCGCCTTCCTTTCGGGAGTAATCAAGATAGAGCATGGACGCGACGGCATCCACGCGCAACCCGTCCGCGTGGTAAACGTCCATCCACATCAGCGCGCTGCTCATCAGGAAACTCCGCACTTCGTTGCGCCCGTAGTTGAATATGTAGCTCCCCCAGTCGGGATGAAAACCCTGGCGGGGATCAGCATGTTCAAAAAGGTGGGTGCCATCAAAGTAGGCGAGTCCGTGCTCATCTGTCGGGAAGTGCGATGGCACCCAATCGAGATAAACACCGATCCCGTGCTGGTGCAGGCAGTCGATCAGATACATGAAGTCTTGTGGCGTTCCGTAGCGGCTGGTAGGAGCGAAATAACCGGTCGTCTGGTAACCCCACGATCCACTGAACGGGTGTTCCATGATCGGCAGGAATTCCACGTGGGTGAAGCCCGTCCGCAGCACGTAATCCGTCAGCTTCTTGGCCAGTTCACGATAGCTCAGCGGACGATTGCCCTCTTCCGGCACACGGGCCCAGGAACCCAGATGCACTTCATAGATCGATTGCGGGCCCTTTAGGGAATTGCGCTGGTATCGCTTTGCCATCCACTCACGGTCCCCCCATTCGTACTGAAGGTCCCAGACCTGGGAAGCCGTGGCGGGCGGCACCTGGCTGCGGATGGCAAACGGGTCCGCTTTGTCAACGCGATAAGCATGGTATCGGGAGGCAATGTGATACTTATACAATTCACCCCTCCCGAGCCCAGGGATAAAACCTTCCCAGATCCCTGATTGGCCCCGCGAACTGAGAGGATGTCTATCTTTGTCCCAGCCATTGAAATCTCCAATGACCGATACGTATTCGGCATTCGGGGCCCACACGGCAAAATGCACGCCTTCCTGTCCATCAACGTTTCGCAAATGCGCACCAAGCTTTTGATAGAGCCGGTAGTGTGACCCTTCGTTGAAAAGATAAATGTCGTCTTCAGACAGCGCTAAAACGTCGTGGCGCACGGGAGAAACCTCGCCTGCCGCCTGGCCTGCCTGGATCGGACTATTCTCGGGCGTAACCATCAAGCCTCCTTTCGGCGCCTCGCCTTATCAAGCGCCTCAAGCATTTCTCGAACCTCCGCCATTCCCGTTATCTGCTGCAGGCTGTATCTCGCCTTTCGTCTCCAGTTGGGACGTTCATCGCAGGTCCCGGGAACATTTTGCGGCTGCCTCTCGCACCATAAATCTTCAAGATTCACCATCACTGTCCTGTTGCGGCCCGTGCCCAAAAATTCCAGCAACGTCTTCAGGACCACAACCAGGGACGGATTGCTTCCCGTATGTCCACCCAAACCGAGAAATCTCACCAGCGCATGTCTCAGCTTACTCCGGTTATACATCTCCGTGGCAGCCCCCTCGCCATCGAGCAAACCAAGGTCCACACGGTCTTGAACATCCAGCCCTTCCCAAAATGCTGCAAACGGTGGCATGTCGTGCGTGTTAAGCGCAGCCACTGAGTCCACATGCGGGTCGGGCAACGGCCTCTTTACGTTCGGAGTCGCCTCAAACTGCATAACGTACGTCCGTTGGACCTTGTGCCGAGCGAGGGCAGGCCTGACGTAACCGGGAACCGTCCCCAGGTCCTCGCCCACAATCAGCGCCTGGTTCCTGACCGACTCCAGGGTGAGAATGGCGTACATCTCCTCGGCCGGATACCGGACGTAGACGCCGTCCCTGGGTTCACACCCCCGTGGTACCCAGAAGAGGCGGTGCAGGCCCATGACGTGATCGATGCGCAGAACACGAGCATGAGCAAGATGATGCTGAAGCGCCTTCCGAATATAAGCATAGCCGTGTTCGCGCATCTGCTCGGGGTGCATGGGCGGGAATCCCCAGCTTTGGCCTCTCGTGAAAAAACCGTCTGGGGGTGAGCCGACGCTGATGTCCAGAACAAAAGAAGCCCTCTCGCGCCACACATCATACCCGTCCGAACTGACGCCGAGCGGCAAATCCAGGTAGAGACCCGCACCCTTCGAGTCGCATCCTTTTGCAAAGCTCCTGATCTGCTCCTCCGCCAGCCACTGCGCGTAGAGGTGGTAACGCATGGCTTCGAGATCGTAGTCGCCGCTGCTCAACTTCCCTTCCCGCAAGCGATGTGGCCACGTCCACCAAGAGGAGCGGCGGCGGTCGCAGGTGGCGCGGAACTGCGCGTAATCCTTTAGGTCCGCATGCGCCTCAACGTACGCGAAAAGTTGCTGCTGCCGCACGGATGGGCTTGCAAAAATCGAGCGAACAAGATGTTCCAGCACCCTACGCTTCAAGGCCATCGCCTGGCGGTATTCAACAAGCGAGTGAGACTGCAACCCTTTCCGCGCCGCCTGGAACTCCGTGGACATCACGAAATTACGCGCCTCTTGGCTGTGCTCCATTTCCGGGACCCTGCTCATGTCCAGAAACAGCTCATTCCAGAAAAGACGGCTTACCGGAGAATACGGACTTGGATGAAATGGTTCGTCGAGGAACGATGCGAGCAAGGGCAGCGTGCCGACCAGGGAGCCTCCCCGCGCCTGAACCCATTCCATCAAAATTCGCAGATCTCCAAAATCACCAACGCCCCAGTCTGAATCCGACCGCAACGCATATACCGGGATGAACCCACCCCACAACTTCTGTGCAGGGCCCACAAAGGCTTCCCTTGGCGCGGAAATCACCAGCGTGCGGAAGAAGCACCTCCCGGCTTCAAACGACAACGTGTGATAACCAAAGGGCAGGCCAGCGGGTAGCGGCATATCCAGTTCCCAATAGGGATTGCCCTCCACGTTTACTCTCTTCGCGCGCAATGCTGCCTTGCTCTGCCCCGGCTTAATCTCCCAATGCCTTTCTTCGCCATTCTCCAACTTCAGAAGGCATCGCCATGAGCGCAGCGCCTTGCCAACCGGAAGCCTC
Coding sequences within it:
- the treZ gene encoding malto-oligosyltrehalose trehalohydrolase; translation: MGFPLGAHYVGEGRCHFLVWAPRAGIVELHVVAPTDRTIRMERHEHGYHRVLAEGVVPGTRYFLRLDGKTERADPASHYQPEGVHGPSEVVSLSSEWSDTGWSGLDLADYIIYEIHVGAYTQHGTFESAVPHLDGLCELGITAVELMPVAQFPGGRNWGYDGTFLFAVQNSYGGPAGLKAFVEACHQRGLAVVLDVVYNHLGPEGNYLAEFGPYFTDRYRTPWGPAINFDGPQSDEVRRFFIQNALYWTKEFHIDALRLDAVHAIVDPSARPILEELGVAIHRQARELKRQIHVIAESDRNDSKLLRGPDEGGYGLDAQWSDDFHHALHTLLTSERNGYYSDFGTVAQLAAAYREGFVYSGQYSVYRERRHGNSSKGLPPEKFVVFAQNHDQVGNRLLGERLSQIISFEALKVALSAVLLSPFTPLLFMGEEYGEHAPFRYFVSHSDPELIEVVRKGRQDEFAGFDWAGQIPDPQSDQTFQECKLNHALKSRGNHKTLYAFVRELIRLRKQMSGLSGTCREEMEAIAFEREKVLWLRRWRTGSQVVIVISFADGPVAVVLPFPKARFNKILDSAEQQWHGGGSLWPELLEADGNGALTIAPSSIALFQSN
- the treY gene encoding malto-oligosyltrehalose synthase — its product is MRLLAVPAATYRIQFNLNFRFSDAKDLVPYLHDLGITHLYASPRFKAGKGSSHGYDVADPHRINSELGTEEELYDLILKLKNYGMGLLLDIVPNHMVASSENPWWRDVLENGATSEFARYFDIDWHPATGKGLFLQDNKVLIPVLGHLYGKVLENQELTLKLDENGFYVRYYERRFPLNPSTYRVILERCLDDIRTAKEFDSSLADEVSRVLDAVEGLPESKGSAQERIKYRRETHKWIKDRLWDLYRHSPGVKRCLDETLRFFNGTSGEASSFEPLDRLLSMQAYRLADWKMAAEEINYRRFFDINELVGLRVEDHRVFDDRHRLIVELARKEEGIGLRVDHVDGLLDPTRYLERLRDATAAREESRNPVHRYLIVEKILGRDEPLPEDWPVAGSTGYDFLNAVNGLFVDPTGLSRIEKDFHRFTGFHLSYADVCYTRNKQVIFQLFAGELASFAHSLARLASQDRHARDVPLPELVRAFVEVTACLPVYRTYIRSFFISDHDRSYLEWTLETARRRTSPEEVSGAAWDFLRRILFLDPQSYARDQRKPWLQFVMRWQQFTSPVMAKGLEDTASYVYSSLISLNEVGGDSLREKLPDDVPAFHGFNQARLARWPHTMNSTSTHDTKRNEDVRARINVLSEIDRVWLPRLHRWSKWNQPHKPEYDGKRVPDNNEESLLYQTLLGAWPLDRAEEPAFLDRVVSFMEKALREAKTHTSWINPDVEYEKAVEQFIRSSVVPGSRSRFMEDFHELRNAIAFYGCLNALSQTLLKITSPGVPDFYQGTELWEFSLADPDNRRPVDFEKRVRMMDEIRSREANAPDELLKDLVTNWQDGRIKLYLIRKALNFRLAHKELFAAGEYIPLEGVGQRRDSVVAFGRRRRKDWVMVAVPRLVAGALRRRKSLLPRANWPALRIILPSECPLRWRNIFTRSSVCARRGRDGQIELPLSGMLDRFPSVMLEPEPEKSPAR
- the malQ gene encoding 4-alpha-glucanotransferase, which gives rise to MNVKKMTTTRLLRHLAEAYGVQASYQNILDGRRRQASSDVLISILHSLGAPVTRPEEAARALRERRQHIYFRGPEPVAVVWEGRRAIIKLRLPVGKALRSWRCLLKLENGEERHWEIKPGQSKAALRAKRVNVEGNPYWELDMPLPAGLPFGYHTLSFEAGRCFFRTLVISAPREAFVGPAQKLWGGFIPVYALRSDSDWGVGDFGDLRILMEWVQARGGSLVGTLPLLASFLDEPFHPSPYSPVSRLFWNELFLDMSRVPEMEHSQEARNFVMSTEFQAARKGLQSHSLVEYRQAMALKRRVLEHLVRSIFASPSVRQQQLFAYVEAHADLKDYAQFRATCDRRRSSWWTWPHRLREGKLSSGDYDLEAMRYHLYAQWLAEEQIRSFAKGCDSKGAGLYLDLPLGVSSDGYDVWRERASFVLDISVGSPPDGFFTRGQSWGFPPMHPEQMREHGYAYIRKALQHHLAHARVLRIDHVMGLHRLFWVPRGCEPRDGVYVRYPAEEMYAILTLESVRNQALIVGEDLGTVPGYVRPALARHKVQRTYVMQFEATPNVKRPLPDPHVDSVAALNTHDMPPFAAFWEGLDVQDRVDLGLLDGEGAATEMYNRSKLRHALVRFLGLGGHTGSNPSLVVVLKTLLEFLGTGRNRTVMVNLEDLWCERQPQNVPGTCDERPNWRRKARYSLQQITGMAEVREMLEALDKARRRKEA
- a CDS encoding DUF3536 domain-containing protein → MPDRYICIHGHFYQPPRENPWLEAIEIQDSAFPYHDWNERISAECYGPNASSRILDGDGRIQKIVNNYSRISFNFGPTLLMWLATNAPYVYRAVLSADQDSQKYYSGHGSAMAQAYNHMIMPLANRRDKETQVIWGIRDFEHRFRRQPEGMWLPETAVDLETLDVLAQQGIQYTVLSPYQARRTRAIGARNWRDVSGGRVDPSVAYRVRLRYGRSINVFFYDGPISQAVAFEGLLASGERLADRLLGAFSDEREGPQLVHIATDGETYGHHHAYGDMALAYALNFIGTQESFKLTNYGEFLELHPPVHEARIFDKSSWSCPHGVERWRSDCGCNTGGHEGWNQKWRAPLREALDWLRDTINTSFGRKGKEFFKDPWAARNGYIDVILDRSQESVQCFLDKYGDGPLNAEKSVGALKLMELQRHLMLMYTSCGWFFDELSGIETVQVIQYAARALQLAEEIFSKRFEASFLDLLEKAVSNIPEHENGRVIFEKFVRPSAIDLLKVGAHYAVSSLFEPFNHETRIYCYAVDRQDYKVLNEGKTRLALGRAQITSDITREMSQVSFGVLHLGDHNVSGGVRKFLDENQYEGMVNEISDSFERGDLAERLRTVDQHFGSGTYTLKLLFRDQQQRILKLILQSALVDAEAAYRGIYEGEAPLMHFVTSLGMAQPSHFRIAAEFTLNSELRRLLESENLDADQVRALLDEMRRAGVPWDEAPLEIAIRRNLERLAAASFDAPDDIQRLQAFRSAVEIAGMLPFKVVLWQPQNVFYEILQRRYEEARTQAAAGDRAAQEWLESFLALGTKLSVYVG
- the glgB gene encoding 1,4-alpha-glucan branching protein GlgB, yielding MVTPENSPIQAGQAAGEVSPVRHDVLALSEDDIYLFNEGSHYRLYQKLGAHLRNVDGQEGVHFAVWAPNAEYVSVIGDFNGWDKDRHPLSSRGQSGIWEGFIPGLGRGELYKYHIASRYHAYRVDKADPFAIRSQVPPATASQVWDLQYEWGDREWMAKRYQRNSLKGPQSIYEVHLGSWARVPEEGNRPLSYRELAKKLTDYVLRTGFTHVEFLPIMEHPFSGSWGYQTTGYFAPTSRYGTPQDFMYLIDCLHQHGIGVYLDWVPSHFPTDEHGLAYFDGTHLFEHADPRQGFHPDWGSYIFNYGRNEVRSFLMSSALMWMDVYHADGLRVDAVASMLYLDYSRKEGEWIPNQYGGRENLDAIGFLRRFNTDVYQAHPDTQTVAEESTAWPMVSRPTYVGGLGFGMKWDMGWMHDMLEYMKQPPIYRKYHHNSLTFRMLYAFTENFVLPLSHDEVVHGKGSLIGKMPGDEWQRFANLRLLLGCMYGQPGKKLLFMGGEFGQVKEWNHDESLEWHVLQYPSHSGLQKWVEDLNHIYRREPALYEIDSNPAGFEWVDCGDSDQSVLTFMRRGESTDDVVLVACNFTPVPRTNYRIGVPRGGYWEEIANSDADQYWGGNWGNLGGVEAGPVSHHGRPWSVSVVLPALSILFFKSEG